In Pseudomonadota bacterium, a single window of DNA contains:
- a CDS encoding TIGR01212 family radical SAM protein (This family includes YhcC from E. coli K-12, an uncharacterized radical SAM protein.): MKDVFLYHPLWVSGKRFYDLKSYFFNRFHDRVYKISLDAGFTCPSRDGNCTTGGCTYCDGRGSLLRQQGQLPSITKQLEYGKTLYVRLRKARKFIAYFQTGTNTYAPLKRLRSLYDEALSVSDVVGLAIGTRPDAITPEAVDLLAAYAKNKEVWLEYGLQSMHEQTLLRINRGHGLQSFEEAVRMAAGCGVNLCVHVILGLPGETPEMMLETADYVAQLPIKGIKIHSLLVLKGTSLYDDYKAGLFSLMTKEEYARLVARFLEKMPPEVVVQRLTAEGYRDVFVAPSWARNKLQVLQQISTSFAARDSWQGKFTDLVGDKY; this comes from the coding sequence ATGAAGGATGTCTTCCTTTATCATCCTCTATGGGTTTCAGGTAAGCGTTTCTATGATCTGAAAAGTTATTTTTTTAACCGTTTTCATGACCGGGTATACAAAATTTCGTTGGATGCCGGTTTTACCTGTCCCAGTCGTGATGGAAATTGTACTACTGGTGGATGTACTTATTGTGATGGTCGAGGTTCACTGTTGCGACAACAGGGACAGCTTCCATCAATTACAAAACAACTGGAATATGGTAAAACACTTTATGTCAGGTTAAGAAAGGCCAGAAAATTTATTGCCTATTTCCAGACCGGTACGAACACCTACGCGCCATTAAAACGGCTGCGTAGTTTGTATGATGAAGCCTTGTCAGTTTCCGATGTGGTCGGGTTGGCGATAGGTACCCGCCCCGATGCCATTACCCCGGAAGCGGTTGATTTGCTGGCTGCTTATGCCAAAAACAAGGAAGTATGGCTTGAATATGGTTTGCAGTCCATGCATGAACAAACCCTACTCAGGATTAACCGGGGGCATGGTTTGCAATCGTTTGAGGAGGCAGTGCGGATGGCAGCCGGGTGTGGAGTTAACCTTTGTGTGCATGTTATTCTCGGGCTGCCGGGTGAAACCCCTGAAATGATGCTGGAAACAGCTGATTATGTGGCACAATTGCCGATAAAAGGGATTAAAATCCATTCGTTACTGGTGCTGAAAGGAACATCTTTATATGATGATTATAAGGCCGGACTTTTCTCGCTGATGACCAAGGAAGAATATGCGCGACTGGTGGCCAGGTTTTTGGAGAAGATGCCACCTGAAGTGGTGGTGCAGCGGCTGACAGCGGAGGGATATCGTGATGTCTTTGTGGCTCCATCCTGGGCCAGGAATAAACTTCAGGTTTTACAGCAGATTTCTACTTCATTTGCGGCGCGGGATAGCTGGCAGGGTAAATTTACCGATTTAGTCGGGGATAAATATTGA